One Mauremys reevesii isolate NIE-2019 linkage group 5, ASM1616193v1, whole genome shotgun sequence genomic window carries:
- the APBB2 gene encoding amyloid-beta A4 precursor protein-binding family B member 2 isoform X14 gives MAERKNAKAVACSSLQERTNVTLDVPLQVDFPTPKTELVQKFHVQYLGMLPVVKPVGMDTLNSAIENLMASASKEEWMPVTMNVADATVTVINERNEEQIMVECRVRFLSFMGVGKDAHTFAFIMDTGNQHFESHVFWCEPNAGNVSEAVQAACMLRYQKCLVARPPSQKVRPPPPPADSMTRRVTTNVKRGVLSLIDTLKQKRPVSEMP, from the exons ATGGCTGAACGGAAGAATGCTAAAGCTGTGGCTTGCAGCTCTTTACAAGAGCGGACGAATGTTACCCTGGATGTTCCCCTGCAAG TAGATTTCCCAACACCAAAGACCGAGCTGGTACAGAAGTTCCACGTCCAGTACTTGGGCATGTTACCTGTAGTTAAACCAGTGG GTATGGATACGCTGAACAGTGCCATAGAAAACCTCATGGCTTCCGCTAGCAAAGAGGAGTGGATGCCAGTTACCATGAATGTTGCTGATGCTACTGTGACGGTCATCAATGAAAGA AATGAAGAACAAATCATGGTGGAATGTCGTGTTCGGTTCCTGTCCTTTATGGGAGTGGGCAAGGATGCCCATACATTTGCCTTCATTATGGATACAGGGAACCAGCATTTTGAATCCCATGTTTTTTGGTGTGAACCAAATGCAGGCAATGTATCAGAAGCTGTTCAGGCTGCGTGTATG TTACGGTATCAGAAGTGCTTGGTAGCCAGACCTCCTTCACAGAAAGTTCgaccaccccctcctcctgcagaCTCGATGACCAGAAGAGTCACAACTAATGTCAAACGTGGAGTCTTGTCCCTTATTGACACTTTAAAACAGAAACGTCCTGTTTCTGAGATGCCATAG